A region from the Geobacter benzoatilyticus genome encodes:
- a CDS encoding helix-turn-helix domain-containing protein: protein MDETTKAEKRKRGEVVDAAVFVERVKTLMAEKGLSSAELADRADLARSALTQFFGGERKPSADAVVKLANVLDTSTDYLLGRRDQAELADLLQSDKIKELLHLFSNLSTADQDRVLAMIRLMKETARSPSEESSTNPPAA from the coding sequence ATGGATGAGACGACAAAGGCCGAAAAACGCAAGCGCGGAGAAGTGGTCGACGCCGCTGTTTTCGTCGAGAGGGTTAAGACCTTGATGGCAGAAAAGGGACTCTCTTCGGCGGAGCTTGCCGACCGGGCCGACCTCGCCAGGTCTGCTCTCACTCAGTTTTTCGGCGGAGAACGAAAACCGAGTGCAGACGCCGTGGTAAAACTCGCCAACGTTCTTGACACTTCTACCGACTATCTCCTTGGGAGGCGTGACCAAGCAGAGCTTGCGGACCTACTTCAGTCGGACAAGATCAAGGAACTGCTCCATCTCTTCTCCAATCTTTCCACAGCGGACCAGGATCGGGTTCTCGCCATGATACGCTTGATGAAGGAAACCGCCCGCTCTCCCTCAGAGGAATCCTCTACGAACCCACCAGCCGCGTAA
- a CDS encoding HNH endonuclease signature motif containing protein: MISPVVTTHRSRQEKPLGGSGLPEGNSCWENARPRSTPQGYIQLTIRDREKKITRSKMQHIVVWELHYGAPVPAGYVIHHRDENRRNNRIKNLACMPPGAHVEMHAELKRLRARLPPEGYATARREVMNRYELEVYVPRPLAPARGKRSDMKEETTMYNALDIKKIRKVVGMTGKIFGEELSVRRYGVGAKPVTPQRLYEWETDRRSVPDDVYRACVGIVTDEWACRRREVAPAEKVAIDVLFASLISPALGHLFAVTSQDDSGALRAREIFAEYVRNTYGFDIVYVWEGYEQ, from the coding sequence ATGATCTCCCCGGTCGTCACCACACATCGCAGCCGCCAGGAGAAGCCCCTGGGTGGAAGTGGTCTGCCGGAAGGCAATTCCTGTTGGGAAAATGCCAGACCCAGATCTACCCCGCAGGGCTACATTCAGCTGACCATTCGTGACAGGGAAAAAAAGATAACCCGAAGCAAGATGCAGCACATTGTTGTCTGGGAGCTCCACTACGGGGCACCGGTGCCGGCCGGTTACGTCATCCACCACCGGGACGAGAATCGACGGAACAACCGGATCAAGAACCTGGCGTGCATGCCTCCAGGTGCCCACGTTGAGATGCATGCCGAGTTGAAAAGGCTCCGGGCAAGGCTCCCTCCTGAAGGATATGCAACCGCCCGCAGGGAGGTCATGAACAGATACGAGCTGGAAGTTTATGTTCCCAGACCGTTGGCCCCGGCCAGAGGAAAGCGGTCCGACATGAAAGAGGAGACAACTATGTATAATGCACTCGATATCAAGAAGATCCGGAAGGTTGTCGGAATGACGGGGAAAATATTTGGGGAAGAACTCTCTGTCAGGCGATATGGAGTTGGCGCCAAACCGGTGACGCCGCAACGGCTTTATGAGTGGGAAACGGACCGGCGCTCCGTTCCTGACGATGTTTACCGGGCCTGTGTTGGAATTGTGACCGATGAGTGGGCATGCCGCCGCAGGGAAGTGGCGCCGGCGGAAAAAGTTGCCATCGACGTCCTTTTCGCCAGCCTCATCAGCCCCGCTTTGGGACATCTCTTCGCGGTTACCTCTCAGGACGATTCCGGTGCGCTTCGAGCGAGGGAGATCTTTGCCGAATATGTCCGGAATACCTACGGCTTTGACATCGTTTATGTGTGGGAAGGGTACGAGCAATAA
- a CDS encoding IS630 family transposase: protein MKTTDARKLNQETQYELRKQVVRLKEKGELDNQAISEIVGLCSTYISTIWKKYQRGGLDAIKPGVRGRRHGEQRELTAMQEADIQKLLVDKTPDQLKLSFALWTRDAVRLAIKQHYGIDLPLRTITDYLKRWGFTPQKPTKRAYEQNPKAVQQWHETVYPQIQARAKQEKAEIHWGDETGIQNDAYNTKGFAPKGKTPVVRINATKSRVNMISSITNQGKVRFMMYRETMTAQVLIKFMSRLIKDAGRKVFLILDNLRVHHSKMVKDWLLENKDQIEVFYLPSYSPELNPDEYLNGDLKHCIRSGLPPRSEKELTKKTRSFMRKLQNRPQHVRNYFRHPKIAYAA from the coding sequence ATGAAAACTACAGATGCCCGCAAGCTAAATCAAGAAACACAGTATGAACTTCGCAAGCAAGTCGTTCGTCTCAAAGAAAAAGGCGAACTGGACAATCAAGCCATTTCAGAAATCGTCGGTTTGTGTTCAACCTACATCAGTACGATCTGGAAAAAGTACCAACGTGGCGGTCTGGATGCCATCAAGCCAGGGGTTCGTGGTCGCCGTCACGGGGAACAACGAGAACTGACAGCCATGCAAGAGGCTGATATCCAGAAGTTGCTAGTCGATAAGACGCCCGATCAGTTGAAATTGTCCTTCGCACTCTGGACCCGTGATGCCGTACGGTTGGCAATCAAGCAACATTACGGCATAGATTTGCCGCTACGAACCATCACCGACTATCTGAAGCGGTGGGGCTTTACCCCTCAGAAACCGACGAAAAGAGCCTACGAGCAAAACCCAAAGGCGGTTCAACAGTGGCATGAGACGGTCTACCCCCAGATTCAGGCCCGCGCCAAACAGGAAAAGGCCGAAATTCACTGGGGTGACGAGACCGGCATTCAGAACGATGCTTACAATACCAAAGGTTTTGCCCCCAAAGGGAAAACGCCAGTCGTGCGAATTAACGCCACGAAAAGCCGGGTCAACATGATCTCATCCATTACAAATCAGGGGAAAGTCCGGTTCATGATGTACCGGGAAACCATGACTGCCCAGGTGCTGATTAAATTCATGTCTCGGTTGATCAAGGATGCGGGCCGCAAGGTGTTTCTGATTTTGGACAACTTACGGGTGCACCACAGCAAAATGGTCAAAGACTGGCTGTTGGAGAACAAAGACCAAATCGAGGTCTTTTATCTCCCCTCGTACTCGCCGGAACTCAATCCCGATGAGTATCTCAATGGGGACCTCAAGCATTGTATCCGGTCTGGGCTTCCTCCTCGATCAGAGAAGGAACTGACCAAGAAAACCAGATCATTCATGCGAAAACTTCAAAATAGGCCACAACATGTCCGAAACTACTTCAGGCATCCAAAGATCGCCTATGCTGCCTGA